A genomic segment from Modestobacter roseus encodes:
- the arc gene encoding proteasome ATPase has protein sequence MGVGPDEFRARRERDVASLVNQISYLEEEISLLRRKVTDSPRQVRALEERLAEAEGRAAFLSERNDKLAGTLREAREQLVTLKEEIERLGQPPSGYGVFLERFDDGTVDVFTGGRKLRVSVSPDVVVGELLHGQEVMLNEAMNVVAARGFERAGDVVTLKELLEPVAGEPRRALVIGHTDDERVVRLADSLEGQPLRSGDSLLLENRSGYVYERIPKSEVEELILEEVPDIDYTDIGGLSRQIEQIRDAVELPFLHADLFREYELRPPKGILLYGPPGCGKTLIAKAVANSLAKKVAEVRGDADRSQGRSFFLNIKGPELLNKYVGETERHIRLVFQRAREKASEGTPVIVFFDEMDSIFRTRGSGVSSDVESTIVPQLLSEIDGVEGLENVIVIGASNREDMIDPAILRPGRLDVKIKIERPDAEAARDIFSKYLTTTLPIHTDDLAEHGGSREATIAGMIQSTVERMYSETEDNRFLEVTYANGDKEVLYFKDFNSGAMLQNIVDRAKKMAIKDRLETGTGGLRVGHLMAACVDEFKENEDLPNTTNPDDWARISGKKGERIVYIRTLISGKGAESGRAIDTATNTGQYL, from the coding sequence ATGGGCGTTGGTCCTGACGAGTTCCGAGCGCGGCGTGAGCGTGACGTCGCCTCCCTGGTGAACCAGATCTCCTACCTCGAGGAGGAGATCTCCCTCCTGCGCCGGAAGGTGACCGACAGCCCACGCCAGGTGCGTGCGCTGGAGGAGCGGCTCGCCGAGGCGGAGGGCCGCGCGGCCTTCCTCTCCGAGCGCAACGACAAGCTGGCCGGCACGCTGCGCGAGGCGCGCGAGCAGCTGGTCACGCTCAAGGAGGAGATCGAGCGCCTCGGGCAGCCGCCGTCGGGGTACGGCGTGTTCCTGGAGCGGTTCGACGACGGTACGGTCGACGTGTTCACCGGCGGCCGGAAGCTGCGGGTGTCGGTCTCCCCGGACGTCGTCGTCGGCGAGCTGCTGCACGGCCAGGAGGTCATGCTCAACGAGGCGATGAACGTCGTCGCCGCACGCGGGTTCGAGCGCGCCGGTGACGTCGTGACGCTCAAGGAGCTGCTCGAGCCGGTGGCCGGCGAGCCGCGGCGGGCGCTGGTCATCGGGCACACCGACGACGAGCGGGTGGTGCGCCTGGCCGACTCGCTGGAGGGTCAGCCGCTGCGCAGCGGCGACTCGCTGCTGCTGGAGAACCGCTCCGGCTACGTCTACGAGCGGATCCCCAAGAGCGAGGTCGAGGAGCTCATCCTCGAAGAGGTCCCCGACATCGACTACACCGACATCGGTGGGCTGAGCCGGCAGATCGAGCAGATCCGGGACGCCGTCGAGCTGCCGTTCCTGCACGCCGACCTGTTCCGCGAGTACGAGCTGCGCCCGCCCAAGGGCATCCTGCTGTACGGCCCGCCCGGCTGCGGGAAGACGCTGATCGCCAAGGCGGTGGCCAACTCCCTGGCCAAGAAGGTCGCCGAGGTGCGGGGCGACGCCGACCGCAGCCAGGGCCGGTCCTTCTTCCTGAACATCAAGGGCCCCGAGCTGCTGAACAAGTACGTCGGGGAGACCGAGCGGCACATCCGGCTGGTGTTCCAGCGCGCCCGGGAGAAGGCCAGCGAGGGCACGCCGGTGATCGTGTTCTTCGACGAGATGGACTCGATCTTCCGCACCCGCGGGTCGGGCGTCTCCTCCGACGTCGAGTCGACGATCGTGCCGCAGCTGCTCAGCGAGATCGACGGCGTCGAGGGCCTGGAGAACGTCATCGTCATCGGTGCCTCCAACCGCGAGGACATGATCGACCCGGCGATCCTGCGACCCGGCCGGCTCGACGTGAAGATCAAGATCGAGCGGCCGGACGCCGAGGCCGCCCGGGACATCTTCAGCAAGTACCTGACGACGACGCTGCCGATCCACACCGACGACCTGGCCGAGCACGGCGGCAGCCGCGAGGCGACCATCGCCGGGATGATCCAGTCCACCGTCGAGCGGATGTACTCCGAGACCGAGGACAACCGCTTCCTGGAGGTCACCTACGCCAACGGTGACAAGGAGGTCCTGTACTTCAAGGACTTCAACTCCGGGGCGATGCTGCAGAACATCGTCGACCGGGCGAAGAAGATGGCGATCAAGGACCGCCTGGAGACCGGCACCGGGGGCCTGCGGGTCGGTCACCTGATGGCCGCCTGCGTCGACGAGTTCAAGGAGAACGAGGACCTCCCGAACACGACCAACCCCGACGACTGGGCACGGATCTCGGGCAAGAAGGGCGAGCGGATCGTCTACATCCGCACGCTGATCTCCGGCAAGGGCGCCGAGAGCGGCCGCGCGATCGACACCGCGACCAACACCGGCCAGTACCTCTGA